GACGGGGGAACGTGCCCCTtctgggctggtggcagcagccatGCTCCAGCGCTGCTGAGTGGTCTGCTCTCCTTTTCTGGCTCTCTTCTGACTCAGCAGACCCTGCCCCATCTGCCTGTGCCTCGTCAGCTCTGGCTAGATCAGTGCAGGGCACGAGGTGGTGCTTGAAGCTAGGTCTGGCTGCTCTCCTGGCTGGTCGTGAGCTCTGGTGGCTTCCGCTCCTGTTTGCGATTTGACTAGAGCCACTTTCTTGGCTAAAACCAACGTTACTTCACGTACGTCCTAGTGCCCCTTCAGCATGAGATGCTTTTGCCCAGGCTGACAGAAGGGAGGGGCCAGAGGTCCGATACTAAAGTCCTGATAGTCTCCACACGTGGTCAGACTGAGACCTGCTGTCTCCTGGCAGTGCTCCCCGCCGCCTGGGCAGAGCAGGCCAGCTGCGACAGTTGGTGCTTGGGTGTGAGGATGGCCGATACCCAACTGGTACCACTGCAGACCTTGCGGTCTTTCCCTTGCAAAGGGCACGCTCATGTGCCTGGTGACTTCTCTAAGCCGCCGGAACATTTCATGGTCCATTACAAACCCCTTTGGAAATGACTGGTTGTGTTGCGTCAGTTTTTGTGTGTGGCAAGTGGGCCCATAACGCTGCAGGCTCCAAAAATTTCTTATTTATAGTATTTCTACTGAAGTCCCTTATTCAGGGAACTTTAAATCATTTGTTTCAGGAACCTTGCTGTTTCCCGGGTCTTGCTGTTACACCCGTATATTCTTATTGTGCAGTAGCCTTAATAGTTGTGTTAACCTCATTGTAACAACAGTGACAAATGGAATGAactttctccccttctttttttactttgtttttgtttcttctgcttccacATCTAAGAGCCATGTTGTCTCTTGCTGGTTTCCCAGGGATTTGCCCAGAGTGTGGAGGGCTGCTGGCCCTTGCTATAGACTCTTCTGTTGTTGTTTGTAGTAAGTCAACTCTTAGTCTTCCCGCTAATAAATATTCAGTAACAAACCAACTGCGTTCTAGCTGCTGTCTGGGAGCAGCACTTCCCCTTGTGTTTCTTTGTATTGATTCCTTTTAAGTTGCTCGGCTCTCTTTGCCAGATGAAAGTATGTAAACTTTTATCAtgtcaagaaattaaaataaggtACTTGGAATTCTTTTAAGGCAGCCCCTTGTGTGTGATACTGAGCTCTTAGGCTGTGTGGTGTTAACGTCTGTTATGGTCCTGCCTTTCTCACATCCAGTTGCTCCTTCCCTGCATGCTCCCCATTCCTCTTTTTGACTCTGTTGCAAACTGCTCTGCACCGCTTTGTAGGTTGTTTCTATTCCTTTGGCATGCCTTATGTTAGGCCCACGCTCTTGGGTTTAGCGCGAGCTGCCCCATCTCAAGCCAGCGTGCAGGACTTGGGCCATCTCAGTTAAAACAGATCCAAGAGACGTGCGTGGTGTTTCTGTCCGTCTGCAGCCTGCTCCGTGGCTGCCCCTGCATCTCTGCCCAGCGGGTGCCTGCAGCACTGTCCTGGGGCAGGCGCCTGGATGCCGCGCCTGGTGCGTGTGTTCGGTGCATGCTGCGTTGCTCTTGCTGCCCCGTGCACGTCGTACCAAAGGAACTGCAGGTCGCCTTGCAATCCCCGAGCTGAAGCgtcctctgctctccccagggGATCGTCCTTGTTCTCCTTGCGCTTCCTCCCGCGTCTGCTGCACCACAGCCCGGAGAGGGTGCAGAGACCCCTCCGGTGGCGCTCCCGTTCCCTAAGCGTCCTGTCCCCCGGCCGTCGGGGCGCAGGCCCCTCTGAGGCCGCCCCCCGGGACGGGCAGGGCTCGGCTCCCGGCCGGGGTGCCGCTAGGTGGGGCCCGTGCCCAGCCCCGGCAGCGCCAGCCGCAGACGGGGGGTCCTGCCGGGCACCTCCAGCCTGGGAGTCTTCAGCTGCTGAGAGCAGGAGCAGCCGCTTGCGGAGAGACGCTGCCTGCCGCCTGCGGTGGTTCCTGGGGCGTGGAAAAGCCCTGCTGGTGCCCGAGCTGAGCCGGGGAAGGTGGGAGTCGAGCTGGAAACAGGTCGCTGGGGGCTGAGGCGGCTGGAGCCAGAGCTCAAAGGAAGGGCTGTTGCTGGCAGGACGCGGTGTGGTGGAGCACAAGGGGTTCCTCCTCACCACAGCCAGAAGAAAGTGAAGTCCCAGGAGGCCTGTGCCAGCAGTGCCGTGGAAGGACAGAGCATCCAGGGCAGTTGTGTTGGCAGGGAGCGTAGTTCatctgcaggagcaggggagggTTTGTAGTCTACAGTCTTCACCCCTCCATCTCAGTGCACTGGTTTCTGCTTGGCTCTCCGGGAGAACTGGCGGCGTGCTGTCAGGGCTCTAACTCACAGGTTCTTGAGACATCCCAGCTTATATGCAGTGACTGTTAAAACTTTGAGAGCGGAATAAAGGCACATCAGTTGTGTGCAGATGCAAACGCTGCCAGAAACACAGCTGGCATGGGTAAGGGACAGGCAATTTCCACCCTTCTGTTTTCCACAAGCTGACCCTATGAGAAGAAAGAATGGGAGTTTTCCAAAGTCTGAGGTCTGGCTTGGGGTATGCTTGAGACTCGCCTGTGTCAGGAGACTTGGCAAGGGGTTTTCTGTACTGTATTCTTTACCCAGCTGTCTGGCAGTCACTGACTCTGAGTTTCCCTGAGCCAAAACCTGTCTGTCTCTGGGTTTGGTTTCTATAAATGTCAGAGACTATTTTTTGCCATCCCTACCTTTCTGTGTGAGCGAAAAAAAGCCAACTCCTCTCTTCCTTGCTTTGTCTGGGAGACCTGGACAATTTAGCAAATATAAGATAGGCAGTACCTAAAAGCAGCTGCGTATCCAAAATAAACATCGGTAGGATGTGAATTCTCCATATTAGGTGTGGGACAGAGTGATGGGCTAATCGGACTGGGGAGCAGGGTTGTGGGAAGAGGTATGTGCACCAAACAGCTCATAAACAAGTTGTGGTGCTGTTAGCGAgacatgtaattttttaaaattctaggTTAGCTTTAAGCTGCTTCAGGCTTCTTTTGGAGAAGGTACACAAGCAATTCAGTGGTATTGTGGCCCTTAAAGATCCCTGGTTGCTCTTCCTCAGTAAGGTATTGACACAGGtttcctggctctgcaggcTCAGTTAATTACCTTGCTTCCTGAAATTCCTACTGCAAGATGGAAATGGATTTAGGGCTGTTCCGTTTATTCTGAAACGTTGCTCCCAGAAAGTGCAGGCTGATTCTTGCGCTGCTTGTAATAGGCTTTAAAAAGTCCTTAGCTTGGAAAGTACAGCAGAAATGGACAGTATTAAATAATGCGTTGTTACACATGACACCCACGGCACCTACCCTGTagcagggcagaggcagcacagAAAGCTTCCTTTGTGTTGTCTGTATCCTGCAGGCCTGGGGCGTGTGCTGTGGGGTGGTTTGTCATGGCGATGTCATTACAGGTTagggtttctcttttttcccaaaCACCCAACACGCACAGAAATAAGAGTGTTCCCACACTTTATTTTCAGACGTCTCCCAGGCAAGCGGCAGGGTTGAGTTGTGATTTGTGGGGCAATAAGGCCTGTGGAGTTTGTCCAGTTCTCTTAAACAACTGCTCTGCTGCTTAGAAAATGACCATCTGTAATTGCAGCCTGTGCCTTGACTTTTAGGGACTTGGGATGCAAAACCAAGAGGCGAAGTCAAAACTGAATGATCTGCTCTTTTTGTACTTCTTTAAGGAAATGTCAGCGGGAGCATCGCGGGTGCAGCCTCAGAGGTTTGTGCGGCAGTCTCGGCTCAGCTGTGTAGGTGTGTGTTGCAGCAGAACGCTTGCTGAATTCCTGAGAGGCAGGAGGTATGTCCTGGCCCGGCTCTAAACCTTAACTGGGGCAACAGTGCTTCCTCTCTGCACTCTGAGTGAAATGGATACCATGCTCTAGGCTTACACCAGAAGGGAGTTTTCCTTTCAAGCCTAACCCCAAGTAATCCGTGAAGCCTTGTTGACTTCATGGATTGAAAGACTGGCTTGGAAGTCAGCGCTTCTGTGCTTAATTTGGAGGTACCCAGAGGCATCTGATTCTGCCACTGGAGGCCAGTTGAAAGTCGACGAGAGCAGGGCGCCTCTGAAACCTGTAGGCGTTCTATCCCGTGTCGCCAAGGCTCTCTTCTCACCCGTCGTGTCCCTCCCCATTGCTTGTGTCCGTACCACAGAGCGAGCCCCTCTTCTGGCGCAGCGGCCGCGTGAATTGACTGCTGTGGCGCTGCTGGCGCAATGGCCAGCGAGGCAGAGATGACGTGTGCTGGCACGGAGAGGACGTGCGTGTCCCTGacctgagcagctgcagcctgggctaAAGAAGGCTGAGGCTGCCAGTGGTGGTGAGGATAATGGAGTGTGTCCTATGGCAACGTGGCCTTCTGCCTACCAGTGTGGTGTCTGGTAAGCACGGCCGGAGGACTGCGGAGGGGCTGAGTCTAGGGCAAGATCCACTGCAGAGGAAGAACTGGAGGCAGTGCtgaggctgggggggggctgtCTCCCACCAGGAAACTCtgacaggaggaagaagagaaggtcagggtgaggtgaggtgaggcTGGCAGCAGGAGTGGAAATACTGGGTTGAATCTCCAGGCCTGGTTCTCTTGGATGCCTTGTACTTCTCAGCACCAGCTCGGGGATAGGCAGGGAGCGTAGCTAAAGCGGTGTGTCCCCAGGCATCTGCCGTGTGGCAGGATGGAGCACCGAGCCCTGTTGCCTGGCTGCCTCGTTCTGCCAAGGCCTTTCAACAGTGCTGTGAGACCACCAGAGACACTGTTGGTGGGGGTGGCAGAGGGCAGTTGTCACAACCTTTGGTAGAAGTCCTGGAGGTGGCCGCTCAGCCTGGGCAGCGGTAGCCTGGCAGCACAGCGATAGCGGGCGCTGCCATCAGCTGCCTGCTTGGACGCTGCAAGTTGGGGGTGGTTTTGTCCTTGAGGGAGCTTCTCAGAAGCTGCGCCTCAGCTTATCTTTGAATTGGAGGCAGAGACAAAAGCTGTGTGATCTTGCTTCAGTGGAACGCTGGGGGTTTAACTCGTTCATAGATGTTCAAAGGTACAAGCTAAGAGCTAGTTGTTCACAGTACATTGGGGCCTGAATCTGATCTTGAACTACATCTCTCCATGCCTGCCAAAGTTTTTCTGCTACTTCACAGATGGATGTGTTTTCAGCAAAGACTTTCATggggaagatttaaaaaaatagaataaaaagtaACTCCAAGCTTGGAACCATGCTGCCAGGGAGAATGTTTACAAGGAAGCAGCCTGATAAACAAGGAAATTCGGTGAGTTGCAAAGAGGTGAAATTCTACAGTGTGGCAACAATTCCCAGCTTGTCAGAGCCTCGCCGTGGTCCCAGCCACCTCAGGCTGACTACAGGATCTTCGTTTTTACAGGCAGCCTCAGGAAGCTAGGTTGGACTGAAAAAAGTAACAGAATTATGTGCAACTTGTCTGAGTCACTGACCCTGCATCTCCGCTAGTTCTTTCAGGGCACTGCTcatggaggagaaagagaaggctgcagctgAGAGAGGAGATCTGCCCTTTCTGGTCACCACGATTTTCAGATCTCCTCCCCTAGCCTCTCCCAGTCTTTTGTACTTTCTGTGCTAATCCATCCAGTGCAGCATAGACTGACAGAGGCAGCAACTAGAAACCCTGCTCTGGAAGCTGCTGTGAATGCCTTAggaccagcagcagcatgcacaTGAGAACCGTGCTCATCCTCCTCGTTCTGGCTTTAGCCACGATATTTGCTTTAGTCTGTGTGTTGCTGACCAGAGGAAGGGCCCCCAGCACCTGCCAGCACCGGCCCCCGGAGCACAAGGACGCTGATGACGGCCAGAGCCTGGTCTTTGCCGATCTGACACCCGAAGAGATGGCGCAAGTGGTGCGGTACCTGCAGGGAAGCCTTGGGGTGCAGCTGGTGGACGCCGCGCGTGCAAAGCCCTCCGACAGCTGCATCGCCTCCGTCGACGTGCAGGTCCCTGCCAAGGCAGAGGTGCTGCGTTTCCTGGATGGTGGGGGGCCTCGCCCCCCCCGGGAGGCGCTGGCTGTGCTGTACTTCGGGAGCCAGCCAGACCCCAACGTCACCGAGTACGTGGTGGGTCCGCTGCCGACGCCGGTGTATCACCGGGACGTGACGGTGCAGAAGTACGGGGGCAAGGTGCCGTACCACCGCAGACCAACACTAGCTGTTGAATACAAACAGATTGCAGGGTTTTTAAAAGGCCAAGTGTTCCCCACAGCTCCATCTTTCATGCGTCAAGTAATGGAGTATGATGGAGCCAGTCTAGCAGCCTTGACAGCCGCTCCCCGTGGATTGCAGTCTGGAGATCGGATCACCTGGTTCGCTTTGTTTCAGAACGTGAGCGGGTTCTTTGTGCACCCGGTGgggctggaggtgctggtgAACCACAGCAGCCTGGACATCTCACGGTGGGCAGTGAGCAGGGTGTTCTACAACGGGCAGTACTACCGGGACATGGTTCAGCTGGAGAGCGCCTACGCGCAGGGTCGCATCAGCGTGGAGAAGGTGAGGAAGGCGCCGCAGGATGGGGACTTCTCGTCCATGAAGCCCCGAGCACCTCCGGCTGCGCTGTTCCCCTTGCAGTACGAGCCCCAGGGTCCGCGCTACAGCGTCAGGAAGAACCATGTCCTCTTCCAGGCCTGGAGCTTTGCCTTTGGGATGAGCGTGAACACGGGCCTGCGCCTGTTTGACATCCGACACAAGGGGGAGAGGGTTGCCTATGAGATCAGCGTCCAAGAGGCGCTGTCTGTGTACGGCTCCAACTGCCCTGGAGGGATGTCAACGAGGTACATGGATGGGAGCTTTGGCATTGGGCGCTACACCTCCCCCTTGGTGCGAGGGGTCGACTGCCCCTACTTAGCGACGTACCTGGATGTGCACTACCTTGCCCATTCCCAGGACCCTAGAATTAGTAAAAGTGCCCTCTGCATTTTTGAGCAGAACCTGGGCTCCCCTCTGAGGCGCCACTACTCCAACTTGCAGTCGCTCTACTATGGGGGGCTGGTCAACTCTGCTCTGGTCGTTCGGTCCATTGCGACCGTGGGCAACTACGACTACGTGTGGGACTTCATCTTCTACCAGAACGGGGCCATCGAAGGCAAGGTCCAGGCCACGGGGTACTTGAGCTCATCCTTTCTCCACGGGGATGGTCTGAGATACGGCAACAGGGTTTGGGAGCACACGCTGGGCACGATACACACCCATTCCATCAACTATAAAGTGGACTTGGATGTGGGAGGTAGGTCTGGGTCTTCCTTTGACGTCTGCCATTTCACTGGTAAACCCAGTGCTTGGGGGGTGTTGCCTCCTAGTCTGTAGAATGCCTGCTAAGTGACATCAGGTCTCTGCTTTTTCACTCTCctatccttttctttcattacaaaattatttttctatgtaTAAAATAGTCTGTCAGGGTCATGGAGTTTAAGTCTGTGAATTGTCTGGGAGCTCTGTGTTCAGCCCAGGGAAAGCATAAAAggtaacagctgaaaaatgtttgcatttccttGAGGCCTCATGTCTGGCACAGTGAGTGTTGCCATAGGCATGGCCAGGCAGACGGGGAGCCACAGCCCTGTCTGCGGGGCTGAAGGTGTGAGCCTCCTCTTGCTGCGCCTGGTGCTGGACCTGGCACCGCCTGTAACTCGGGAAAGCCTTTTTTGTATCTCGGCTGCCCGGCGTAAAGCAGGGGAGCTGGACTGGTGCTCTGCGGGACTGAGCCTGTGCGGCTCTATCTCCGTGTCTCTTTTGAGGAAACACTTGTAAGTTGGGTCCTGAACCTTGggctgcaaagctgctgctgcgaGCCAGTGAATTCCCCTGCTCCTGCGTGGAGTCACGGTTTTTGGCAGCAGATCCCTGCGGAAGGTTATTTGAGTCCAGGAGCAGCTCCTTCTGCACCGTCTGGCGGGCTGAGCAGTGAAGTGCTGGCGTCTACCCTGGGAGGTAGGGGTGCTCAGTCTGAAAGGACTGCTTTGCTTCCCCTTAAAGGTCATTCCAGTGACGGCATCTGGGGAAGGTGCAAGGGCAGTGGTTGTGCTGGGGACACACACTGGCAGCATTAGGTGTCTGTCATTGAAACCTGCTCCTGTGAAtggtagggggaaaaaaaatgttatacaTCTGCACAGAACCGAAGAGATTGCTGGTAGGCACTGGACTGCATCTGTACCAGCCTGAGGAGAAATGCAGCTCCAGTGACCCGCGCTGCCTCCTGGATTGTGGGGAATTGTCAGAGAACTATGTACGTCAAGGTGCAGCTGGCTCCAGTGCAAGCGTTTGGTTCCAGCACGTGTCCTCTCGTGTCCCTGCCTGCGATACAGTGGTTTGTGTGGCCTtgaatggtgctgctgctgccattaCAGTCGAAAACAGGGCTGATACTCGTTCCTTTCCTGTAAGCGAGGCTCGAAACGTGCTAAAATACCATTCCTGTGTGGTGGCAAGGTCTTTTTCCATGACTGCTGTGCCCCTCAGTTCCCTGCTGTTTACAGGCTctgagccctggctgctgcaaaATGCTCTTGAGAAGAGCTGTGTAAAATCCCAGCCTTGTTCCCCTTAGCAAGGAGGGGAGCCCTGCCCCAAGCAGCAGGGCCTGGGGCCGTGCGGGGTGCTTGAGAGGTGCCCTGCAGGGTCCCCACCTTCCGAGCGCAGGGAAGGCaaaactgcagcacagcaaaaatGGGTCATTTCCCACACAGGTTTCTTGGATCCTGTTCTGAGGCTGGTGTGGGACCTGCAGGGAAAAAGGGCAATTATTCCCTGGCTGGAAgtgagaatgaaaacaaaagttcCTAAATAAGCACGGTTGCAAGAGCTGTCGTTGCttcagcccctgcccagcccctcctACCTGTGCCTCGAGTGGTCTCCACCAGAAGGGCGTGAAGTTGACCTTTATCTCTGGAAAGCCATCCTCGGCCGCTGGTGGCCACGCAGGAGCAGCCACCTCACCGTGGCGGGGTGGCCTCGGCACCCTGGCCTCCCTCTCGCTGCTCTCCCCTCCAGGGCAGGTCTGTCGTGTGGTCAGTAGCGAACAGTTTCCTGAGTAACCGTTTCTGTCTGTGACAGCTCTTCTCCAAGGATCGTGTCTGCTGGAGTGGTGTTGGGATGGCTGAACGGGGACAGGCGTGTCCTGTTCGTtgtcctgcagcctctgctcttCCTGGTGCGGCCGCTTCAGGTGCTGCCTGTCGCTTGCAGTTGCTGCCAGGGGTTCTGCGAGTGTGGCCTGCTCTCGCCAGGGAGCTTCCTCTCATCCTGGCCAGTCTGCCGCAGCGGgagccaggctggagctgcCAGGTCCCTTCCCTCAGGGATGGGAGGGACTTGGAGGCAACTGAGAATGGCAATGTAGAGAACAGACGCATGGAGATGTTGTGGAGCCGGCAGGTCTTGGGCTCTCCTGGAGCACCAGCCTAGACCGGCCCCTCCGGGGAGTGGGGCTGGTCCAGGACACTGGGGTGCggagggagcggggccggccAAGCCGGCCCCTGTGGCATCACTGCCCTCCCACAGGAGATGGGACAGGGCGTCCTGGGAGATGCTGGGAGAAGCAGAGGCCCCGTGGGCAGGTCGGGGCTGGGGCTCTTCATGGTGTCATCCTGCAGCGGAGAAACCCATCAGTAGCTTAGGGAGTGAGTCAGGCACCGGCTCCCCAGCTGGCTTCCTTGGTGtgtctggggtggggaggaaacaGGCTGAACTGGCTGGGACCTCTGATCTCCTTTGGGAGTCCCATGCACGCTCCAGGCTCCCTCCCCACCTCGCAAGCGACGCCTTTACGCCCACAGTTGGAAAGTGAATTAAGAGCCTGGTCAACAGGTGAGGGACGTATTCTCGAGCTGCAGCCAAACCCCGCGCACCGTCTCTGCACTCGGAGAGATGAACCCCAAACTTCCCTACGTCCTCCTGGTTGGGGCTGGGGTGATAATCTTCATTCTCTCCTGcatgctgctgggcaggggaaGGCGATCAACAAGCTGTGAATCTCAGCCCCGTGTCGTGGAGAAATTAGGATCCGTGAGCCAGAGCCTGGTCTTTGCCGATCTGACACCCGAAGAGATGGCGCAAGTGGTGCGGTACCTGCAGGGAAGCCTTGGGGTGCAGCTGGTGGACGCCGCGCGTGCAAAGCCCTCCGACAGCTGCATCGCCTCCGTTGACGTGCAGGTCCCCGCCAAGGCAGAGGTGCTGCGTTTCCTGGATGGTGGGGGGCCTCGCCCCCCCCGGGAGGCGCTGGCTGTGCTGTACTTCGGGAGCCAGCCAGACCCCAACGTCACCGAGTACGTGGTGGGTCCGCTGCCGACGCCGGTGTATCACCGGGACGTGACGGTGCAGAAGTACGGGGGGAAGGTACCGTACCACCGCAGACCGATGCTGGGCAGTGAGTACGAGCAGGTGGGAGCTTTCTTAGAGATGGTGGCATTTGCTGCAGCCCCGACCTTCCTGAAAGAAGTGTTTGAGTACGATGGCACCAATGTGGCATTTCAGACCACAGCTCCTCATGGGTTTAAGTCTGGAGACCGTAAGTCCTGGTTCATCGTGTTTCAGAACGTGAGCGGGTTCTTTGTGCACCCGGTGgggctggaggtgctggtggaCCACAGCAGCCTGGACATCTCACGGTGGGCAGTGAGCAGGGTGTTCTACAACGGGCAGTACTACCGGGACATGGTTCAGCTGGAGAGCGCCTACGCGCAGGGTCGCATCAGCGTGGAGAAGGTGAGGAAGGCGCCGCAGGATGGGGACTTCTCGTCCATGAAGCCCCGAGCACCTCCGGCTGCGCTGTTCCCCTTGCAGTACGAGCCCCAGGGTCCGCGCTACAGCGTCAGGAAGAACCATGTCCTCTTCCAGGCCTGGAGCTTTGCCTTTGGGATGAGCGTGAACACGGGCCTGCGCCTGTTTGACATCCGACACAAGGGGGAGAGGGTTGCCTATGAGATCAGCGTCCAAGAGGCGCTGTCTGTGTACGGCTCCAACTGCCCTGGAGGGATGTCAACGAGGTACATGGATGGGAGCTTTGGCATTGGGCGCTACACCTCCCCCTTGGTGCGAGGGGTCGACTGCCCCTACTTAGCGACGTACCTGGATGTGCACTACCTTGCCCATTCCCAGGACCCTAGAATTAGTAAAAGTGCCCTCTGCATTTTTGAGCAGAACCTGGGCTCCCCTCTGAGGCGCCACTACTCCAACTTGCAGTCGCTCTACTATGGGGGGCTGGTCAACTCTGCTCTGGTCGTTCGGTCCATTGCGACCGTGGGCAACCACGACTACGTGTGGGACTTCATCTTCTACCAGAACGGGGCCATCGAAGGCAAGGTCCAGGCCACAGGGTATGCAAGCTCATCCTTTCTCCACGGGGATGGTCTGAGATACGGCAACAGGGTTTGGGAGCACACACTGGGCACGATACGCACCCATTCCATCAACTATAAAGTGGACTTGGATGTGGGAGGTAGGTCTGGGTCTTGCCTTTCCTTTGTGCCCTCCCTGAGTGCTTCTAGACACCCCATATTTGACAATTTTTTGGTCCttatacagatttttctttctgtatgtgGGGTAGGATGGTGTGCTGACACAGAGCTGCCTCCCTTCTGTTTTTAGAGTAGTGAAAAGCTCCTGTCCCACATCGGCTCGCCCCCTCTGTCCTGGGCAGTTACCCATGAGTGTCGTGCCGAGCTGTGGCTCCTGGGGTGGGTAATGCCAGCTCCGCCTTGTGGTGCATGGGCACTGACCCATGCTAACGGGCTGGGTCCTTCCCCTCCTACCTGGACAGGCAGACAcagcccccaccctgccccattGGCCTCGATGTCCCGGGGCTCTGCAGAAGCCGGGATTTTTCCCTCCATGCCCTGCCCCTGTTCTGAGACCCAATGGTAGTTGCAGTTGATCAAGCTGGTTTGTTGGGATGTGGTTTCCAGCTCACATTCCTACTCCCTACAGCTTTGTCGAGCTGTTCCTGCTGATCGTGTGCACGCGGGACCGGCAGCTGCCCTCTCTGTAGGGCTGCGGGCACAGCAGGCAGATGCTGGGCTGGCGGCCAGCGCCGAGCTTAGGGCTGTGCTGCACTTTGCAAGGGGTACGAGGGATCCTTTGCtcacagcagcaacaggaggGTCAGCTGCAGTTTTCTAGGCCCTCCCCTACCATTTAGGCCACAAATCTGTTCTCACGCTCCTGCTGAAATTGCATTTTCTCCTTCTATTTAAAATTTCCCAATTTCCTTTTAACTAGGAAACACAGATTTAAAGTTTGTTCCATGTGGTTTTAGGATGAGTTTTGAGTACTTAGGTAAAAATGGGGGATTGCAAAAAACAGAACAGGGAAAAGGCAGATGAAACCAGAGTGTCACTGCTATCACTGGAAGGGGAGGTACGCATTACAAGTTTTGTTCACatcagaaaagggaagaaaatgagcGTGGTGGTGGTTGCTGGGCGTGGATCCTCTTCCGTGGAGCTGTGGCGCTGACCTTgagggcagccccagggctcAGGCCCAAGGCGCTGCTCAACCTTCCAGGATGGCCAGAGGTTCAGCTCTGAAATGGCCTTTACACAAGCTGGAAAGTCGCGTGGGGCCGAGGGGAGCGGAGCACGGGAGGGCGTTACACCATGCACTCCCGCCGGGATGGGCAGCACGTGCCAAGCGCCGACCCCTCTGCCGGAGCCATGCTGGTGCTGGCCCTCGAGCACTCTCAGCCATCTTGTCCCACATTTATTCGCTCTTGTGCCACTCCTGTTGCTCCGAGACTCTGTCTCATGACTCTTCTTTGTGGAACGACCTCAACTGTGCAGCACTGCTCCAGTTCTGTGATGTGCAAATGTCTCAGAGCCTGGGCTCTTCCTTGTGCTTTCCAGCTCGCAGGACACATGGTGATGAGCACAAACACAGTGCTTGGGCTGCCAGGCACTTCAGTTAATTAGGCTGTGCTTGCCCTGGGAAGCAAACCTGTTCTTCTGCACAGGGACAAGGGGTCCCCTCTTATCCCTTGCAGAGGGGGAGGgtcccagaggctggtgtcaGCCACAGTGTGGTGTTGCCTGGGTTGGACAAACAGACAGTCATACAGCCATAGATCAATGTATGTGTCGTGCAGTCATGCTGTCATGCTGCCACAGAGCGGTAACTGCTCTCGCGGGCAGGAGCCAGTGCTTGGAGCCCAGGGTGGAGAAGGGAGGGTTGGGAGAGCAAGCTCTGGCTGCAGATGtctgtggggagcaggggacTGTGGGGATGCTCCTCAGTGACTTTGTTTCTGCTTCGCAGGGGTGAA
The DNA window shown above is from Phalacrocorax aristotelis chromosome 23, bGulAri2.1, whole genome shotgun sequence and carries:
- the LOC142068077 gene encoding amine oxidase [copper-containing] 3-like, with protein sequence MHMRTVLILLVLALATIFALVCVLLTRGRAPSTCQHRPPEHKDADDGQSLVFADLTPEEMAQVVRYLQGSLGVQLVDAARAKPSDSCIASVDVQVPAKAEVLRFLDGGGPRPPREALAVLYFGSQPDPNVTEYVVGPLPTPVYHRDVTVQKYGGKVPYHRRPTLAVEYKQIAGFLKGQVFPTAPSFMRQVMEYDGASLAALTAAPRGLQSGDRITWFALFQNVSGFFVHPVGLEVLVNHSSLDISRWAVSRVFYNGQYYRDMVQLESAYAQGRISVEKAWSFAFGMSVNTGLRLFDIRHKGERVAYEISVQEALSVYGSNCPGGMSTRYMDGSFGIGRYTSPLVRGVDCPYLATYLDVHYLAHSQDPRISKSALCIFEQNLGSPLRRHYSNLQSLYYGGLVNSALVVRSIATVGNYDYVWDFIFYQNGAIEGKVQATGYLSSSFLHGDGLRYGNRVWEHTLGTIHTHSINYKVDLDVGGRSGSSFDVCHFTGKPSAWGVLPPSL